ACAAACTCTTTTCCCGAAAAAGGCGCCTCTTTTTCGTTTTTTATTTACTTTTTTTAGCTAATCAACACTCGTGATTTAATGTTTAAAGCATCAAACGTCCCGCTAGGTATTATCTATATGACATTTGCTTCTATGTCAATCTCATTTATTGGAACAGCACTTTACACAACGGTAATTAAATACGCAGCAAAGGAACTAACCGGTTCAGCTATAGGGCTGGTGAGTTTCGGTGGACAAATAGCCGGGGCTGTCTCCCCAGCAGTTATTGGGTTTGTTATTACCCTTTTTGACGGTTCGTATGATGCTGCATCATGGTTTTTAATTGCCTCTGCATTGGCAGGAGCTATTATGGCATTAACAATTAAAAATAACATTCAAGAAATAAAAAAAGATGCGCCTAT
This is a stretch of genomic DNA from Aneurinibacillus sp. REN35. It encodes these proteins:
- a CDS encoding MFS transporter, producing the protein MTFASMSISFIGTALYTTVIKYAAKELTGSAIGLVSFGGQIAGAVSPAVIGFVITLFDGSYDAASWFLIASALAGAIMALTIKNNIQEIKKDAPIKESI